From Cardiocondyla obscurior isolate alpha-2009 linkage group LG09, Cobs3.1, whole genome shotgun sequence, one genomic window encodes:
- the Zasp66 gene encoding PDZ and LIM domain protein 3 isoform X7 has product MTRRHTVIVKLRRSSTGRPWGIRIAGGADLGTPIVVTRSENEALQRGDIIKKIDDYDARDVRHVDAQNLLQTSDTITLVVERSDPPSAARTSSRTSTDTTIIASPSPPMIFRPSIGNGAAATSLYKQQKEHPQELPKSPIPPPSIEEYRSTPTPEYSLRSTLSLPHEHLDEIREERVHLSQPYRTTPLVLPGAKVKKDAPLGECYLRHHPNPMIRAAPHHYEAAHPEVAMKQKIVHKQFNSPIGLYSDQNIADTIKCQASAVPIFIDFSFLKQKQEIQEQARLLKEQAKAASSKNVWPQFNRPN; this is encoded by the exons ATGACGAGGAGGCACACTGTGATTGTGAAACTCAGGAGGTCCAGCACCGGCAGACCATGGGGCATAAGAATCGCCGGAGGTGCCGATTTAGGCACGCCGATCGTTGTCACCCGC TCGGAGAACGAGGCTCTCCAGCGGGGTGACATAATCAAGAAGATTGACGATTACGATGCGCGTGACGTGAGGCATGTAGACGCACAGAACCTTCTCCAAACCTCCGATACCATAACGCTAGTCGTCGAAAGGTCTGATCCGCCGAGTGCCGCAAGAACATCATCACGTACAAGCACCGACACTACCATCATCGCGTCACCATCACCACCCATGATTTTCAGGCCGAGCATCGGCAACGGGGCTGCGGCCACTAGTCT atacaaACAGCAGAAGGAGCATCCGCAAGAATTACCGAAAAGTCCGATTCCGCCGCCCTCGATTGAGGAGTACAGGTCAACGCCAACTCCGGAATACTCCCTTCGCAGCACGCTCTCTCTGCCGCACGAACATCTTGACGAGATCCGCGAAGAAAGGGTTCATCTGTCGCAG CCGTACCGCACGACTCCTCTGGTCCTGCCAGGTGCCAAGGTGAAGAAGGATGCTCCTCTCGGTGAGTGCTACCTGCGGCACCATCCAAATCCGATGATCAGGGCGGCACCCCATCATTACGAGGCTGCTCACCCCGAAGTCGCGATGAAGCAAAAG atTGTTCACAAGCAGTTCAACTCGCCGATCGGACTTTACTCGGATCAGAACATCGCGGACACGATCAAGTGCCAAGCGTCTGCCGTACC CATTTTCATAGACTTTTCCTTCCTGAAACAGAAACAGGAAATACAGGAGCAAGCCAGACTCTTGAAAGAGCAGGCCAAGGCCGCTTCCTCGAAGAACGTGTGGCCGCAATTCAATAGaccaaattaa
- the Zasp66 gene encoding PDZ and LIM domain protein 3 isoform X6: MTRRHTVIVKLRRSSTGRPWGIRIAGGADLGTPIVVTRSENEALQRGDIIKKIDDYDARDVRHVDAQNLLQTSDTITLVVERSDPPSAARTSSRTSTDTTIIASPSPPMIFRPSIGNGAAATSLYKQQKEHPQELPKSPIPPPSIEEYRSTPTPEYSLRSTLSLPHEHLDEIREERVHLSQPYRTTPLVLPGAKVKKDAPLGECYLRHHPNPMIRAAPHHYEAAHPEVAMKQKVAETVLQRVVGPNEVPKIVHKQFNSPIGLYSDQNIADTIKCQASAVPIFIDFSFLKQKQEIQEQARLLKEQAKAASSKNVWPQFNRPN, encoded by the exons ATGACGAGGAGGCACACTGTGATTGTGAAACTCAGGAGGTCCAGCACCGGCAGACCATGGGGCATAAGAATCGCCGGAGGTGCCGATTTAGGCACGCCGATCGTTGTCACCCGC TCGGAGAACGAGGCTCTCCAGCGGGGTGACATAATCAAGAAGATTGACGATTACGATGCGCGTGACGTGAGGCATGTAGACGCACAGAACCTTCTCCAAACCTCCGATACCATAACGCTAGTCGTCGAAAGGTCTGATCCGCCGAGTGCCGCAAGAACATCATCACGTACAAGCACCGACACTACCATCATCGCGTCACCATCACCACCCATGATTTTCAGGCCGAGCATCGGCAACGGGGCTGCGGCCACTAGTCT atacaaACAGCAGAAGGAGCATCCGCAAGAATTACCGAAAAGTCCGATTCCGCCGCCCTCGATTGAGGAGTACAGGTCAACGCCAACTCCGGAATACTCCCTTCGCAGCACGCTCTCTCTGCCGCACGAACATCTTGACGAGATCCGCGAAGAAAGGGTTCATCTGTCGCAG CCGTACCGCACGACTCCTCTGGTCCTGCCAGGTGCCAAGGTGAAGAAGGATGCTCCTCTCGGTGAGTGCTACCTGCGGCACCATCCAAATCCGATGATCAGGGCGGCACCCCATCATTACGAGGCTGCTCACCCCGAAGTCGCGATGAAGCAAAAG GTGGCGGAAACGGTACTTCAGCGCGTTGTGGGACCTAACGAAGTTCCAAAG atTGTTCACAAGCAGTTCAACTCGCCGATCGGACTTTACTCGGATCAGAACATCGCGGACACGATCAAGTGCCAAGCGTCTGCCGTACC CATTTTCATAGACTTTTCCTTCCTGAAACAGAAACAGGAAATACAGGAGCAAGCCAGACTCTTGAAAGAGCAGGCCAAGGCCGCTTCCTCGAAGAACGTGTGGCCGCAATTCAATAGaccaaattaa
- the LOC139105482 gene encoding isovaleryl-CoA dehydrogenase, mitochondrial, whose translation MFLARCIAISRPFANRTVTIHGCRSSSYWKIDENIFGLTDEQRELRSHVFNFVQKELAPKAAEIDRKNNFDELRAFWSQLGKLGLLGPTVKPEYGGTGGTYLDHIIIMEEISRASAAIGLSYGAHSNLCVNQIHRNGTEEQKLKYLPKLCSGEHIGALAMSEPGSGSDVVSMKLRAEKKGDHYVLNGNKFWITNAPDADTLIVYAKTDPSANKPQHGITAFIVERDMEGFSTAQKLDKLGMRGSNTGELIFEDCKVPVTNILGEVNKGIYVLFSGLDLERLVLSGGPLGIFQACCDIAFEYAHSRKQFDQYLAQFQLIQGKIADMYTTLSASRCYLYSVARSCDAGHVNRKDCAAVLLYSAENAMKAASDAIQILGGNGYINDYATGRLLRDAKLYEIGAGTNEVRRIVISRAISEEYF comes from the exons ATGTTTCTGGCGCGCTGTATCGCGATTTCGCGACCATTTGCGAACCGCACCGTTACAATCCACGGGTGTCGTTCATCGAGTTACTGGAAGATCGACGAGAACATCTTCGGGTTGACGGACGAGCAGAGAGAG CTTCGCTCGcacgtttttaatttcgtgCAAAAGGAGCTGGCACCCAAGGCTGCTGAAAtcgatagaaaaaataatttcgacgaGTTGAGG GCGTTTTGGAGCCAGCTGGGTAAATTAGGTCTGTTGGGTCCGACGGTGAAGCCAGAGTATGGTGGCACAGGCGGCACGTATCTTGATCACATAATTATCATGGAGGAGATAAGCAGGGCATCGGCTGCCATCGGTCTCAGTTATGGTGCACATTCGAATCTCTGTGTCAATCAAATACACCGAAACGGCACTGAGGAACAGAAGCTTAAATATTTACCTAAG CTTTGCAGCGGTGAACACATCGGGGCATTGGCGATGTCGGAACCAGGTTCCGGGTCCGACGTGGTCTCCATGAAGCTGCGAGCCGAGAAGAAAGGTGATCACTACGTGCTGAACGGTAATAAGTTCTGGATTACTAATGCACCAGATGCGGATACGCTGATTGTCTACGCCAAGACGGATCCAAGTGCGAATAAACCGCAACACGGTATTACTGCGTTTATTGTCGAGCGTGATATGGAAGGCTTCAGTACAGCGCAAAAACTAGATAAGCTCGGGATGCGCGGTTCAAACACGGGCGAATTGATTTTCGAGGACTGCAAAGTACCAG ttaCCAATATTTTAGGAGAAGTTAACAAAGGTATTTACGTACTTTTCAGCGGATTGGACTTAGAACGATTAGTGTTGTCCGGTGGACCTTTAGG aatttttcaaGCTTGCTGCGACATCGCTTTTGAGTACGCTCATTCAAGAAAGCAGTTCGATCAATATCTAGCGCAGTTTCAACTCATACAG GGGAAAATAGCGGACATGTACACAACTCTGAGTGCGAGCAGGTGCTACTTGTATTCCGTGGCGAGGTCCTGTGACGCTGGTCACGTAAATCGCAAAGATTGCGCCGCGGTGCTGCTCTATTCCGCCGAGAACGCAATGAAAGCAGCATCAGACGCCATACAAATACtcg GTGGTAACGGATACATCAATGATTATGCGACGGGGAGACTGTTACGAGACGCAAAGCTGTACGAGATTGGAGCTGGTACCAATGAAGTACGACGTATAGTCATCAGTCGGGCAATTAGCgaggaatatttttga
- the Rpiii128 gene encoding DNA-directed RNA polymerase III subunit RPC2 — MEDKSKLVAAFLRGKGLVKQHIDSYNYFINEEIKKIVEANEEVYSDEDSKFRLKYLSIQVGLPEVQDGCIVSRPTTPHECRLRDLNYSAPIAVDIEYIRNNQKIIRKNIVIGKMPIMLRSSNCVLSKKSESELAKMNECPHDPGGYFIINGQEKVILIQEQMVRNRIVLEEDSKDCVVAACNSFSHDKKTKTNVVGKSGRYYLRHNMFQDDILITIIFKAMGIISDLEIMQMVGTQETYLNKFAASLEECQELNIFSQNQALKYLNGKRRQTRFHVPKARVNDDMKDVLAANILSHVPVVDFNFRPKALHLALMIRRVITAQSDRNLIDDKDYYGNKRLELAGSLLALMFEDLFKRFNWELKRIADKNIPKIKAAPFDIAKHMRHDMITNGLAFAISSGNWTIKRFRMERHGVTQVLSRLSYISALGMMTRVHSQFEKTRKVSGPRSLQGSQWGMLCPNDTPEGESCGLVKNLALMAHITTEVPEEPIIKLALNLGVDNIYTLAGEELTSNNVYTVFVNGIIVGIIENHQRLVRQFRLLRRKGYINSFVSIHTQNRHKCIQISSDGGRLCRPCIIVKDGKSLVKPKHIEDLERNITSFEDFLYSGLIEYLDVNEENDSLIACTESEINADTTHLEIAEFAVLGVCAGLVPYPHHNQSPRNTYQCAMGKQAMGAIGYNQRNRIDTVMYNLVYPQKPIVTTKAIELINYDKLPAGENAIVAVMSYSGYDIEDALIFNKASIDRGYGRCLVYRNSKCTLKKYSNQTYDRIMGPSIDAQTKKPIPRHELLDSDGIVAPGEMVENKTVMVNKSVPTPTENIGPVSSGNVQQQPQYRNAEIQFKGLVPAYVEKVMISSNAEDAFLVKLLLRQTRRPEIGDKFSSRHGQKGVIGLIVEQEDMPFNDQGISPDIIMNPHGFPSRMTVGKLIEVLAGKAGVVNGKFHDATAFAGAKVEDIREELARNGYNYLGKDFFYNGMTGKPLLGYIYSGPVYYQKLKHMVQDKMHARAKGPRVVLTRQPTEGRSREGGLRLGEMERDCLIGYGASMLLLERLMISSDAFKVDVCNKCGLIGYNGWCQRCKSSSSVSTITMPYACKLLFQELQSMNVVPRLSLKDYCD, encoded by the exons ATGGAG GACAAATCCAAATTAGTGGCAGCTTTTCTTCGAGGCAAAGGTTTAGTGAAGCAGCATATAgattcttataattatttcatcaatgaagagataaaaaaaattgtcgagGCTAATGAGGAGGTTTACAGTGATGAAGATTCAAAGTTTCGTCTAAA ATATTTAAGCATACAAGTAGGCCTGCCTGAAGTTCAGGATGGTTGCATTGTTAGTAGACCAACTACACCACATGAATGTCGTTTGAGAGATTTAAATTACTCTGCCCCAATTGCAGTGGACATCGAGTATATAAGAAATaaccaaaaaataattaggaaAAATATAGTCATTGGAAA GATGCCAATAATGTTGCGCAGTTCTAATTGTGTACTAAGTAAGAAATCAGAATCTGAGTTAGCCAAAATGAATGAATGTCCGCATGATCCCGGCggttatttcattataaacGGCCAGGAAAAAGTCATATTAATACAGGAACAAATGGTCAGAAATAGAATTGTTTTAGAAGAAGACAGCAAAGACTGTGTTGTTGCAGCATGCAACAGTTTCTCTCATGACAAGAAGACTAAAACGAATGTTGTGGGTAAAAGCGGACGATATTATTTAAGGCACAATATGTTTCAAGATGACATACTAATTACCATTATTTTCAAAGCCATGGGCATAATAAGCGACTTAGAGATCATGCAAATGGTTGGAACGCAAGAAAcgtatttgaataaatttgcaGCTAGTCTAGAAGAGTGCCAAGAGCTAAACATTTTTTCGCAAAACCAGGCATTAAAATATCTCAACGGCAAACGGCGGCAGACAAGATTTCACGTTCCAAAAGCCCGTGTTAATGATGATATGAAAGACGTATTGGCGGCAAATATATTATCGCACGTGCCTGTTGTCGACTTCAATTTTAGGCCGAAAGCGTTGCATCTCGCCTTGATGATTAGAAGAGTTATAACCGCTCAATCTGATCGCAATCTAATTGACGACAAGGATTATTATGGTAACAAACGCCTGGAGTTGGCTGGTTCTCTTCTTGCTCTGATGTTTGAAGATCTGTTCAAAAGATTTAATTGGGAGCTCAAGCGAATTGCAGACAAAAATATCCCTAAAATAAAAGCGGCGCCATTCGACATAGCTAAGCATATGAGGCACGATATGATTACTAACGGACTGGCTTTTGCTATTTCATCAGGCAACTGGACGATCAAGAGATTTCGAATGGAGAGACACGGTGTTACGCAAGTGTTATCTAGACTTTCGTATATCTCAGCGCTTGGAATGATGACGCGAGTCCATTCCCAGTTTGAAAAAACAAGAAAGGTCTCTGGACCGCGATCGTTACAGGGTTCACAATGGGGCATGTTGTGTCCGAATGACACGCCCGAAGGAGAGTCTTGTGGCTTGGTGAAAAATCTGGCTTTGATGGCTCATATCACTACAGAAGTGCCTGAAGAACCAATAATAAAATTGGCGCTTAATCTTGGCGTAGACAATATTTATACTCTCGCCGGAGAAGAGCTAACTAGCAATAATGTATATACGGTTTTTGTGAACGGTATCATTGTTGGTATTATTGAGAATCATCAAAGATTAGTACGTCAATTTAGATTACTACGTAGAAAGGGATATATTAACAGTTTTGTATCGATACACACGCAAAATCGTCATAAATGTATTCAAATCAGTTCCGACGGCGGACGATTGTGCAGGCCATGCATTATCGTTAAGGATGGAAAATCTCTCGTTAAACCGAAACATATAGAAGATCTCGAACGGAACATTACGTCATTTGaagattttctttattctG GATTGATTGAATATTTAGATGTAAACGAAGAAAATGATAGCTTAATCGCATGTACGGAATCTGAAATTAATGCCGACACGACGCATCTAGAAATTGCAGAATTTGCAGTTCTGGGAGTGTGTGCAGGATTGGTACCGTATCCTCATCACAATCAAAGCCCAAGAAACACTTATCAATGTGCCATGGGCAAACAGGCCATGGGGGCCATAGGCTATAATCAGCGTAATCGCATCGACACAGTGATGTATAATTTAGTATACCCGCAAAAGCCTATAGTGACAACTAAAGCGATCGAATTAATCAATTACGATAAATTGCCGGCCGGTGAAAATGCGATCGTCGCTGTAATGTCGTACAGCGGATATGACATCGAGGATgcattgatttttaataaggCCTCCATCGATAGAGGATACGGAAGATGCCTGGTGTATCGAAATTCGAAatgtactttaaaaaaatattctaatcaAACGTATGATAGAATTATGGGACCGTCCATAGATGCTCAAACTAAAAAACCTATACCAAGGCACGAACTTCTCGACAGTGATGGAATTGTAGCGCCTGGTGAAAtggtagaaaataaaact GTGATGGTAAACAAATCAGTGCCAACGCCAACTGAGAATATCGGGCCAGTGAGTTCTGGTAATGTGCAACAGCAGCCTCAGTATCGAAATGCGGAAATTCAGTTCAAAGGCTTAGTGCCAGCATATGTGGAAAAAGTTATGATATCCAGTAACGCGGAAGACGCCTTTTTAGTAAAGCTCTTACTGAGACAAACTCGAAGACCAGAGATTGGTGATAAATTCAGTAGTCGTCACGGACAAAAGGGCGTTATAG GTTTAATTGTAGAGCAAGAAGATATGCCGTTTAACGATCAGGGCATAAGTCCCGACATAATTATGAATCCGCATGGTTTTCCTTCGAGAATGACGGTTGGTAAATTAATAGAGGTACTTGCAGGCAAAGCTGGTGTCGTGAATGGAAAATTCCATGATGCAACAG CGTTTGCTGGCGCCAAAGTTGAAGACATCCGTGAAGAATTGGCAAGGAATGGTTATAATTACTTAGGCAAagactttttttataatggcATGACTGGGAAACCACTGCTAGGATACATCTACTCTGGTCCA GTTTATTACCAAAAATTGAAACATATGGTGCAAGATAAGATGCACGCTCGTGCGAAGGGACCAAGAGTAGTCTTAACACGTCAACCAACAGAAGGACGTTCCAGGGAAGGTGGTCTGCGGTTGGGTGAAATGGAGCGTGATTGTCTAATCGGTTATGGAGCCAGCATGTTATTATTAGAGAGGCTCATGATATCGAGCGATGCTTTTAAAGTTGACGTTTGTAATAAATGCGGTTTGATAGGATATAATGGTTGGTGTCAGAGATGTAAATCCAGCTCTTCCGTTTCTACGATAACGATGCCTTATGCTTGTAAATTACTATTCCAAGAGTTGCAGTCTATGAACGTAGTTCCTCGTTTATCCCTGAAAGACTACTGTGATTGA
- the Pdxk gene encoding pyridoxal kinase isoform X2 gives MCAAKTPRILSIQSHVVSGYVGNKSATFPLQLLGFEVDVINSVQLSNHTGYKVFKGQVLNDKDLEDLVDGLTQNGLDNYTHLLTGYIGSASFLKRVALVITALKAKNPNLIYVCDPVMGDNGKLYVPEALKDIYKNEIVPLADVITPNQFELELLTDEKVTNMSELQKSIKKLHQNGPKTVAISSTEFSNTLITVVSTIKDNTLLKISIPKIPATFTGSGDLFAALFLAYEYLENDMKATIEKTINSLYSVLLNTYEHSKVYEDNEAQPSRRIELRLIQRINEELRS, from the exons ATGTGTGCCGCAAAAACGCCACGCATACTCTCGATCCAGAGTCACGTCGTGTCAGGATACGTTGGCAATAAAAGCGCCACTTTTCCATTGCAG ctatTAGGATTCGAGGTTGATGTGATTAACTCAGTACAATTGTCCAATCACACTGgatataaagtatttaaaggTCAAGTACTTAATGATAAAGATTTAG aggaCTTGGTTGATGGCTTAACACAAAATGGCTTGGACAATTACACACACTTGCTAACTGGATATATTGGTTCTGCTTCTTTTTTGAAAAGAGTTGCATTGGTAATTACAGCTTTAAAAGCCAAAAATCCAAATCTTATTTATG TTTGTGATCCTGTAATGGGTGATAATGGCAAGTTGTATGTCCCAGAGgcattaaaagatatttacaaaaatgaaaTAGTGCCATTGGCTGATGTGATAACTCCAAATCAATTTGAATTAGA GTTGCTTACTGATGAAAAAGTCACTAATATGAGCGAACTGcaaaaatcgattaaaaagcTACACCAGAATGGACCAAAAACTGTAGCTATATCATCAACTGAGTTTAGCAATACACTAATAACAGTAGTGAGCACTATAAAAG ataatacgttattaaaaataagtattccTAAAATACCAGCAACTTTTACGGGTTCGGGAGATCTTTTTGCCGCATTATTTCTTGCTTATGAGTACTTGGAGAATGATATGAAAGCTACCATAGAAAAAACCATAAATTCTTTGTACAGTGTGCTGTTAAATACATATGAGCACTCTAAAG TATACGAGGATAATGAAGCACAACCATCCAGAAGAATCGAACTACGACTCATACAAA GGATAAACGAGGAACTACGTTCATAG
- the Pdxk gene encoding pyridoxal kinase isoform X3, translating to MCAAKTPRILSIQSHVVSGYVGNKSATFPLQLLGFEVDVINSVQLSNHTGYKVFKGQVLNDKDLEDLVDGLTQNGLDNYTHLLTGYIGSASFLKRVALVITALKAKNPNLIYVCDPVMGDNGKLYVPEALKDIYKNEIVPLADVITPNQFELELLTDEKVTNMSELQKSIKKLHQNGPKTVAISSTEFSNTLITVVSTIKDNTLLKISIPKIPATFTGSGDLFAALFLAYEYLENDMKATIEKTINSLYSVLLNTYEHSKVYEDNEAQPSRRIELRLIQIFQG from the exons ATGTGTGCCGCAAAAACGCCACGCATACTCTCGATCCAGAGTCACGTCGTGTCAGGATACGTTGGCAATAAAAGCGCCACTTTTCCATTGCAG ctatTAGGATTCGAGGTTGATGTGATTAACTCAGTACAATTGTCCAATCACACTGgatataaagtatttaaaggTCAAGTACTTAATGATAAAGATTTAG aggaCTTGGTTGATGGCTTAACACAAAATGGCTTGGACAATTACACACACTTGCTAACTGGATATATTGGTTCTGCTTCTTTTTTGAAAAGAGTTGCATTGGTAATTACAGCTTTAAAAGCCAAAAATCCAAATCTTATTTATG TTTGTGATCCTGTAATGGGTGATAATGGCAAGTTGTATGTCCCAGAGgcattaaaagatatttacaaaaatgaaaTAGTGCCATTGGCTGATGTGATAACTCCAAATCAATTTGAATTAGA GTTGCTTACTGATGAAAAAGTCACTAATATGAGCGAACTGcaaaaatcgattaaaaagcTACACCAGAATGGACCAAAAACTGTAGCTATATCATCAACTGAGTTTAGCAATACACTAATAACAGTAGTGAGCACTATAAAAG ataatacgttattaaaaataagtattccTAAAATACCAGCAACTTTTACGGGTTCGGGAGATCTTTTTGCCGCATTATTTCTTGCTTATGAGTACTTGGAGAATGATATGAAAGCTACCATAGAAAAAACCATAAATTCTTTGTACAGTGTGCTGTTAAATACATATGAGCACTCTAAAG TATACGAGGATAATGAAGCACAACCATCCAGAAGAATCGAACTACGACTCATACAAA TCTTTCAGGGATAA
- the Pdxk gene encoding pyridoxal kinase isoform X1 yields MCAAKTPRILSIQSHVVSGYVGNKSATFPLQLLGFEVDVINSVQLSNHTGYKVFKGQVLNDKDLEDLVDGLTQNGLDNYTHLLTGYIGSASFLKRVALVITALKAKNPNLIYVCDPVMGDNGKLYVPEALKDIYKNEIVPLADVITPNQFELELLTDEKVTNMSELQKSIKKLHQNGPKTVAISSTEFSNTLITVVSTIKDNTLLKISIPKIPATFTGSGDLFAALFLAYEYLENDMKATIEKTINSLYSVLLNTYEHSKVYEDNEAQPSRRIELRLIQSKNNIENPKIQLHAESL; encoded by the exons ATGTGTGCCGCAAAAACGCCACGCATACTCTCGATCCAGAGTCACGTCGTGTCAGGATACGTTGGCAATAAAAGCGCCACTTTTCCATTGCAG ctatTAGGATTCGAGGTTGATGTGATTAACTCAGTACAATTGTCCAATCACACTGgatataaagtatttaaaggTCAAGTACTTAATGATAAAGATTTAG aggaCTTGGTTGATGGCTTAACACAAAATGGCTTGGACAATTACACACACTTGCTAACTGGATATATTGGTTCTGCTTCTTTTTTGAAAAGAGTTGCATTGGTAATTACAGCTTTAAAAGCCAAAAATCCAAATCTTATTTATG TTTGTGATCCTGTAATGGGTGATAATGGCAAGTTGTATGTCCCAGAGgcattaaaagatatttacaaaaatgaaaTAGTGCCATTGGCTGATGTGATAACTCCAAATCAATTTGAATTAGA GTTGCTTACTGATGAAAAAGTCACTAATATGAGCGAACTGcaaaaatcgattaaaaagcTACACCAGAATGGACCAAAAACTGTAGCTATATCATCAACTGAGTTTAGCAATACACTAATAACAGTAGTGAGCACTATAAAAG ataatacgttattaaaaataagtattccTAAAATACCAGCAACTTTTACGGGTTCGGGAGATCTTTTTGCCGCATTATTTCTTGCTTATGAGTACTTGGAGAATGATATGAAAGCTACCATAGAAAAAACCATAAATTCTTTGTACAGTGTGCTGTTAAATACATATGAGCACTCTAAAG TATACGAGGATAATGAAGCACAACCATCCAGAAGAATCGAACTACGACTCATACAAAGTAAAAACAATATTGAAAATCCGAAAATTCAGTTACATGCAGAATCCTTATAA
- the LOC139105477 gene encoding FAST kinase domain-containing protein 4: protein MLQFSAMVYSTTARLAPRSSWRFTALMACNSSTVTGEQPVPTPVNEDNDDKFSKVQSELQKKEEKKSNEMDIQTAIPVMEGRGTRKKRLNENNTVFVKQFQAAKSVNDLLDLAVLPNLSSINALKLISSITKQINSGKSQMQNLETDERFIHLRKIVQSGEESKSQEALSHKLLKYSQLSTPAMIAVIASLREQGKRNTPLLKMLSYNIVKYNTALDLKQCATLLYSMAVLNFPDKVLLEKITSDLLVCASQSNNAAINKSIITSLGFLRYKNEDVLDAFCDTFFKKSVNYDFLDYSSIIQTFAALRYKSQKANSFIEKFIEYASPLETTLIEWLDIVWSLAVLDAVKSQHVKSVLEPTFLEKLNNSNLLNISKILKILNINAVAQFVLKDYEGPFLSEDSEYNISIVRSKEKQVYINALSEALTEILPSSSYFKTNVNANMGFLLDAEYRVNDQHKIVKVEEWNEQSNNVQRIAILVHDYHAYCIGQNDLVGSVYLYTQLLKAKGYDLISISYENFSAQDNIKKRVNYLKQCINNVQEIKSVKQT from the exons ATGCTGCAATTTAGCGCGATGGTGTATTCAACGACTGCCAGGCTGGCGCCGCGTTCGTCTTGGCGGTTCACCGCACTAATGGCCTGCAACTCCAGCACGGTTACCGGCGAACAGCCAGTCCCTACGCCTGTAAAC GAAGACAATGACGACAAGTTTTCAAAGGTGCAGTCTGAGTTAcaaaagaaagaggagaagaaatcTAACGAAATGGACATTCAAACTGCAATCCCTGTAATGGAGGGAAGGGGTACTAGGAAGAAACGATTGAACGAGAACAACACAGTATTTGTCAAACAATTTCAAGCTGCCAAGTCTGTAAATGACTTGTTGGATTTGGCAGTATTGCCAAACCTGTCCTCCATTAATGCCTTGAAGCTGATATCAAGTATAACTAAACAAATTAACAGTGGGAAGTCTCAGATGCAAAACCTTGAGACTGATGAAAGATTTATTCACCTCAGAAAGATAGTTCAGAGTGGTGAAGAGAGCAAAAGTCAGGAAGCACTATCACATaagctattaaaatattcccaGTTATCTACACCTGCAATGATTGCA GTGATAGCATCATTAAGAGAGCAAGGAAAGAGAAATACTCCATTATTAAAGATGCTGTCAtacaatattgtaaaatacaatACAGCATTAGATTTGAAGCAATGTGCAACTTTATTATACAGCATGGCTGTACTCAATTTTCCAGACAAG GTATTGTTGGAAAAAATTACATCCGATTTGTTGGTATGTGCATCGCAAAGTAACAACGCTGCTATAAATAAATCCATAATAACGTCACTAGGATTTCTGCGTTATAAGAACGAAGATGTACTTGATGCGTTTTGTGATACGTTTTTTAAGAAATCAGTAAATTACGACTTTCTGGATTATTCATCAATTATACAAACGTTTGCGGCTTTAAGATATAAATCGCAGAAGGCAAATTCGTTTATTgag AAATTTATAGAATATGCAAGTCCTCTTGAAACGACTTTAATCGAATGGTTGGATATTGTATGGTCTTTAGCAGTTTTAGATGCAGTAAAATCGCAACACGTAAAGTCTGTGCTGGAACctacatttttagaaaaattaaaca ACTCTAACttgttaaatatatcaaaaatattaaaaatattaaatatcaatgcTGTTGCACAGTTTGTACTGAAAGATTATGAAG GACCTTTTTTAAGTGAAGATtcagaatataatatatctataGTTAGatcaaaagaaaaacaagTGTACATAAATGCGTTGTCGGAAGCGCTAACAGAAATATTACCATCTTCgtcttattttaaaacaaatgttaATGCAAATATGGGCTTCTTGTTAG aTGCGGAATATCGCGTAAATGATCAACACAAGATTGTAAAAGTGGAAGAGTGGAACGAACAGTCAAATAATGTACAAAG GATAGCAATATTGGTGCATGATTACCATGCTTATTGCATAGGACAAAACGATCTTGTAGGATCAGTATATTTATACACACAATTGTTAAAAGCCAAAGGATATGATCTTATATCAATTTCTTATGAAAATTTCAGTGCACAggacaatataaaaaaacggGTAAATTATTTGAAGCAATGTATAAACAATGTACAGGAAATTAAGTCAGTAAAACAAACGTAA